One Dehalococcoidales bacterium genomic window carries:
- a CDS encoding ATP phosphoribosyltransferase regulatory subunit, whose protein sequence is MKAEKCKGFNDLTPDDMRAFRLVEDTFRDCCLGWGYDEIRTPTIEYLHLFTSAGTLTPDMLSKVYSFLDWDGWSGERVVLKPDGTIPAARYYINNNLSGLARLFYVTNLFMFDGTGQKSRETWQCGAELIGLNSSLADIELISLSVDVLRQLGLTDISLELSHAGLIKALLDNLELSADEKTHLFTRILEGDSAAIELLKKDNPETVEILNLLLELKGDSSGFLKNIKALSTKHTPNIAEALDNFIFVLEKLDELGLDYTVDLASGKGFEYYTGLIFRLLINQKVVGGGGRYDALIPQMGGEATPAAGFALYVDQLVEVIEPEFTIELDTNRILIKNPSAVIDEGFNLAEILRDFGYTVILQLADEQKEDCGWLLEVSAEGLKYVLTDSENKNVVETDDVAEVLKMLGCTEDVA, encoded by the coding sequence ATGAAAGCAGAAAAATGCAAAGGTTTTAATGACCTTACGCCCGATGATATGCGGGCTTTTCGTTTGGTGGAAGATACTTTCCGTGATTGTTGTTTAGGCTGGGGTTACGATGAAATTCGCACTCCCACTATTGAATATCTGCATCTATTTACATCTGCCGGCACTTTAACCCCCGACATGCTAAGTAAGGTTTATTCCTTTTTGGATTGGGACGGTTGGAGCGGTGAAAGGGTTGTCCTTAAGCCCGATGGCACTATTCCCGCGGCCAGATACTATATCAATAACAATTTAAGCGGGTTGGCAAGGCTTTTCTATGTAACCAACCTCTTTATGTTTGACGGAACCGGTCAAAAATCGCGCGAAACGTGGCAATGCGGTGCCGAACTGATTGGCTTAAACAGTTCGTTAGCCGATATTGAGCTTATTTCGCTTTCGGTTGATGTCTTAAGACAGCTTGGGCTTACGGATATTTCGCTTGAGTTATCGCATGCCGGTTTAATTAAGGCTTTGCTTGATAATCTTGAGCTTAGCGCGGATGAAAAAACGCATCTCTTTACCCGTATCTTAGAAGGTGATTCGGCAGCTATCGAGTTACTTAAAAAAGATAACCCTGAAACTGTTGAAATCCTGAATCTTCTTTTGGAACTCAAAGGCGATTCATCGGGGTTTTTGAAAAATATTAAGGCCTTGTCCACAAAACACACCCCCAATATTGCAGAGGCGCTTGATAATTTCATATTTGTTCTGGAAAAACTGGATGAACTCGGCCTCGATTATACCGTTGATTTGGCTTCCGGCAAAGGGTTTGAGTATTATACCGGCCTGATTTTCCGCTTACTGATTAACCAAAAGGTTGTTGGCGGCGGCGGCAGGTACGATGCCCTAATTCCCCAAATGGGCGGTGAGGCAACCCCGGCTGCCGGTTTTGCGCTATACGTAGACCAGCTGGTTGAAGTTATTGAACCCGAGTTTACGATTGAACTCGATACCAACAGAATCCTAATCAAAAATCCGAGCGCCGTAATTGACGAAGGTTTTAATCTGGCGGAGATATTGCGGGATTTCGGTTATACGGTTATATTGCAGCTTGCCGATGAGCAAAAAGAGGATTGCGGGTGGCTCTTGGAAGTTTCCGCTGAAGGCCTTAAATACGTTTTAACCGATTCCGAAAATAAAAACGTGGTTGAAACCGACGATGTTGCCGAAGTTCTGAAAATGCTGGGATGTACTGAAGATGTCGCTTAA
- the hisD gene encoding histidinol dehydrogenase: MEIVVGFEKAKKLLERNVVSGEITVSPAFKNKLIEMYGTGDPEQVVNRIIGDVRTGGDKAIIEYTAKIDNIKLAKIEVSEAEINEARYKIDPKLYKALEVAAQQVRDFHIAQRDALFGGIANMGNATVARPLEKVAVYAPGGTASYPSTVLMTAIPAKVAGVKEVILATPPAKDGKIPAVTLAAAYIAKVDRVFCMGGAQAIAALAYGTKSVPAVDKICGPGNIFVMLAKKHVYGTVDIDGLQGPSEVLIIADIKAKAKLLAAEVLAQAEHDTLASSILITDSLSLATAIQNEVELQLQALNRGKIASESLKTNGMIIVVDNMQEAIELSNLYAPEHLCLDMVDAEDYLDKITNAGCVFYGYAPTVAMGDYVVGPSHALPTGGTARFSSPLNISDFIKYTNRVKITRNNLKKYGPVAMTIAEAEGLTAHSKTIEMRLADN; the protein is encoded by the coding sequence ATGGAAATCGTTGTCGGTTTTGAGAAAGCGAAAAAATTGCTTGAAAGAAATGTTGTATCAGGCGAGATTACCGTTTCACCGGCTTTTAAAAATAAACTGATTGAAATGTACGGAACGGGCGACCCCGAACAGGTTGTTAACCGAATAATCGGTGACGTACGCACAGGCGGCGATAAGGCAATTATTGAATACACCGCCAAAATCGATAACATTAAGCTCGCAAAAATTGAAGTTTCCGAAGCTGAAATAAATGAGGCGCGTTACAAAATTGACCCTAAACTTTATAAGGCTTTGGAGGTTGCCGCGCAGCAAGTCAGAGATTTTCATATTGCCCAGAGGGACGCACTGTTTGGCGGGATTGCCAATATGGGTAATGCAACCGTTGCCCGACCGCTTGAAAAGGTTGCGGTATATGCCCCGGGCGGTACGGCAAGCTACCCGTCTACGGTTTTAATGACTGCCATTCCGGCAAAGGTTGCGGGGGTAAAAGAAGTAATTTTAGCAACCCCGCCCGCTAAGGACGGTAAAATCCCTGCGGTTACTTTGGCGGCTGCCTATATTGCCAAGGTTGACCGTGTTTTTTGTATGGGCGGGGCTCAAGCAATTGCTGCCCTTGCTTACGGCACAAAATCGGTTCCCGCCGTTGATAAAATATGCGGGCCCGGTAACATATTTGTAATGCTTGCCAAAAAACATGTTTACGGCACCGTTGATATTGATGGGCTTCAGGGCCCCAGCGAGGTTTTAATTATTGCTGATATTAAAGCCAAAGCAAAACTGCTTGCCGCCGAGGTTTTGGCACAAGCCGAGCACGATACCTTAGCTTCGTCAATACTGATAACCGATTCATTATCGCTTGCGACTGCAATTCAAAATGAGGTTGAATTACAGCTCCAAGCCTTAAACAGGGGTAAAATCGCTTCGGAATCCTTAAAAACCAACGGTATGATTATTGTTGTTGACAATATGCAGGAAGCAATCGAATTATCCAATCTCTATGCCCCCGAGCATCTTTGTTTGGATATGGTTGATGCGGAAGACTATCTTGATAAAATAACCAATGCCGGCTGTGTCTTTTACGGCTATGCCCCGACTGTTGCGATGGGTGATTATGTTGTCGGACCGAGCCATGCCTTACCGACCGGCGGTACGGCGCGTTTTTCATCGCCGCTTAATATTTCGGATTTTATAAAATATACCAACAGGGTCAAAATTACCCGTAATAATTTAAAAAAATACGGTCCAGTTGCGATGACTATTGCCGAAGCGGAAGGGCTAACGGCACATTCAAAAACGATTGAAATGCGTTTAGCGGATAACTAA
- a CDS encoding phosphoribosylaminoimidazolesuccinocarboxamide synthase has translation MSAGPEVLLKTDLPLPLFIRGKVRDTYDMGDYILIVVTDRVSAFDVVLPCGIPNKGKVLNRISAFWFDKTKDVIGNHVVAVIEDANILNDYLPEDKKVQFPAYLNGRSMLVKKADRLAVECIVRGYISGSAWSEYTKSGTVSGIEMPAGLLESQAFDTPIFTPTTKADEGHDLPITMSEMEEMVGKSLAHEIKEASINIYNNAAEYAKTRGFIIADTKFEFGIDNGKLIVIDEMLTPDSSRFWEADKYKVGQAQDSFDKQIVRDWLNESGWNKEPPGPVLPDDVISKTARRYIEAYKKLTGKNFNA, from the coding sequence ATGAGCGCAGGACCCGAAGTATTATTAAAAACAGATTTGCCTTTGCCGTTGTTTATTCGCGGCAAGGTACGCGACACCTATGATATGGGTGATTACATACTGATTGTCGTTACCGACCGGGTTTCCGCTTTCGATGTGGTTCTTCCTTGCGGAATCCCCAATAAGGGCAAGGTCTTAAACCGTATATCCGCATTTTGGTTTGATAAAACTAAAGATGTAATCGGCAATCATGTGGTTGCCGTTATTGAGGACGCAAATATTCTTAATGACTATTTACCCGAAGATAAAAAGGTTCAATTCCCCGCCTATCTTAACGGGCGGTCAATGCTGGTTAAAAAGGCTGACCGTTTAGCGGTAGAGTGTATTGTGCGCGGTTATATTTCCGGCTCGGCTTGGAGCGAGTACACTAAAAGCGGAACCGTATCGGGGATTGAAATGCCTGCGGGGCTACTTGAAAGCCAAGCATTTGATACCCCCATTTTTACCCCGACCACCAAAGCCGATGAAGGGCATGATTTACCGATAACAATGTCGGAAATGGAAGAGATGGTCGGCAAATCTCTGGCACATGAAATAAAAGAGGCCAGCATCAATATTTACAACAACGCCGCCGAATACGCCAAAACGCGCGGTTTTATTATTGCCGATACCAAGTTTGAATTTGGGATTGATAACGGCAAACTGATTGTTATCGATGAAATGCTGACACCCGATTCCAGCCGTTTTTGGGAAGCGGATAAATACAAGGTCGGGCAAGCACAGGATAGCTTTGATAAGCAAATTGTTCGGGATTGGTTAAATGAATCCGGTTGGAACAAAGAACCCCCAGGGCCTGTTCTCCCCGATGACGTAATCTCAAAGACGGCCCGCCGTTATATTGAGGCCTACAAAAAACTGACGGGCAAAAACTTTAACGCCTAA
- a CDS encoding NfeD family protein, protein MDVWLIVLIVTISVFLIVFVVERVAAAHKNRISAGREELVGRTAIVKRTLNPQGTVFLEGEIWNAEIDCGSAETGEYVIIKQTDGLKLFVSKNLNDGGDN, encoded by the coding sequence ATGGATGTTTGGCTCATTGTTTTAATCGTTACAATTTCTGTTTTTCTGATTGTTTTTGTGGTTGAACGCGTTGCAGCTGCCCATAAAAACCGGATTTCAGCCGGGAGAGAAGAATTAGTCGGCAGAACCGCGATTGTCAAAAGAACACTCAACCCTCAGGGAACTGTTTTCCTGGAGGGCGAGATATGGAATGCCGAAATTGATTGCGGCTCCGCCGAAACCGGTGAATATGTTATTATCAAACAAACAGACGGACTGAAGCTGTTTGTCAGTAAAAATCTAAATGATGGAGGAGACAATTGA
- the hisC gene encoding histidinol-phosphate transaminase, producing MQEEGIEKFVMPELRVFGGYAASKAPETLKGKTAVPVDQIIKLDANENPYGCSPKVLEAIANFSKIQIYPDSGQQELRRYLQDYTGVHMDHIVASAGSDQLIDLLMRLFVSKGDEVINCVPTFAMFQFFINLVGGTAVNVMRDENFMVDVNALKKAVTPKTKMILLATPNNPTGTIMPREDILEVLDIGLPTLVDEAYFEFTGETMAPLVGKYKNLMVLRTFSKWAGLAGLRIGYGMFPLQIADYLMRIKEPYSVNVLAQLAAIESVKDKDYMLEKVEIISSERDKLFGLLEETGWLKPYPSKANFILCEVLKGKAKDIQQQLEEMGILIRYFDTPLLKDCLRTSVGKPEENRALIDALNKIGEEL from the coding sequence ATGCAAGAAGAGGGAATTGAGAAGTTTGTAATGCCCGAGTTAAGGGTTTTTGGAGGCTATGCCGCCAGTAAAGCCCCCGAAACGTTAAAGGGTAAAACAGCCGTTCCGGTTGATCAAATAATTAAACTGGACGCCAACGAAAACCCTTACGGTTGCTCACCCAAGGTTTTGGAAGCGATAGCGAACTTTTCCAAGATTCAAATCTACCCCGATTCCGGACAGCAGGAATTAAGGCGATATTTGCAGGATTACACCGGCGTGCATATGGATCATATCGTTGCCAGTGCCGGAAGTGACCAGCTTATTGATTTGTTGATGCGCTTATTTGTTTCAAAAGGCGATGAAGTTATTAATTGTGTTCCGACTTTTGCAATGTTCCAGTTCTTTATCAACCTGGTTGGCGGGACCGCGGTTAATGTTATGAGGGACGAAAATTTTATGGTTGATGTTAACGCCCTCAAAAAAGCGGTAACCCCCAAAACTAAAATGATTCTTCTGGCAACCCCCAATAACCCCACCGGCACCATTATGCCGCGAGAGGATATCCTTGAGGTATTGGATATCGGGTTACCGACGCTTGTTGATGAAGCCTATTTTGAATTTACCGGTGAAACTATGGCACCGCTGGTCGGAAAATACAAAAACCTGATGGTTCTAAGAACTTTCAGTAAGTGGGCGGGCCTTGCCGGTTTAAGAATCGGTTACGGAATGTTCCCCCTTCAGATTGCAGACTATTTAATGCGTATTAAAGAGCCTTATTCGGTAAACGTTCTTGCTCAGCTGGCGGCTATCGAATCGGTTAAAGATAAAGATTATATGCTTGAGAAGGTTGAAATTATTTCTTCCGAACGGGATAAACTCTTTGGATTATTGGAAGAGACCGGTTGGTTAAAACCGTACCCGTCGAAAGCTAATTTTATCCTTTGTGAGGTATTAAAAGGAAAGGCCAAAGATATCCAGCAACAACTTGAAGAGATGGGGATTCTGATTCGCTATTTCGATACCCCGCTGCTTAAAGATTGTTTAAGAACAAGTGTCGGGAAACCGGAAGAAAACCGGGCGCTTATTGATGCCCTCAATAAAATAGGGGAGGAATTGTAA
- a CDS encoding homocysteine biosynthesis protein: protein MPKTIEEINAKIKKGEAVVVNAEEIIKIAKEKGIKQAARDVDVVTTGTFGAMCSSSAYLNIGHSYPRIKLGGGKAYLNEVLAYTGLAATDILIGANALPDDDPRNRNYPGEFNYGGGHVIEELVAGKDVRLSVTAYGTDCYPRKKLETLINIKDINEAILFNPRNAYQNYNAAINLSSKVIYTYMGMLKANMGNINYSTSGQLSPLLNDPYYKTIGIGTKIFLGGGVGFVAYHGTQHNPGAPRNEKGIPTRGAGTLALIGDLKQMDSRWLRGTSMLGYGSTLSIGVGIPIPILSEEILEHVAITDADIVAPIIDYSSDYPNMIANVIKETTYAELKSGKVEVSGKQVPTASLSSYSQALVIANTLKDWIKDGRFLLTNPVEPIPGPLSGLNTKPLKERPIPE from the coding sequence GTGCCAAAAACAATCGAAGAAATCAACGCTAAAATCAAAAAAGGCGAAGCCGTTGTTGTTAATGCCGAAGAAATAATTAAAATTGCCAAAGAAAAGGGCATCAAACAAGCCGCCCGCGATGTGGATGTGGTAACAACCGGGACCTTCGGTGCAATGTGTTCATCAAGCGCCTATCTTAATATCGGACACTCTTATCCGCGGATTAAACTGGGCGGAGGAAAGGCCTATCTTAACGAAGTTCTGGCTTATACCGGTCTTGCGGCAACCGATATATTAATCGGCGCTAATGCCCTGCCCGACGATGACCCCCGAAACAGAAATTATCCGGGTGAGTTCAATTATGGCGGCGGGCATGTAATTGAGGAATTGGTAGCGGGTAAAGATGTACGTTTATCGGTAACGGCATACGGAACCGATTGTTACCCGCGTAAAAAACTGGAAACATTAATTAACATTAAAGATATTAACGAAGCGATTTTATTCAATCCGAGAAACGCTTACCAAAACTACAATGCGGCGATAAATCTGTCTTCAAAGGTTATTTACACCTATATGGGGATGCTTAAAGCTAATATGGGTAATATTAATTACTCCACCTCGGGGCAGTTATCGCCTTTATTAAACGACCCTTATTACAAGACTATCGGAATCGGTACCAAAATCTTTTTGGGGGGCGGGGTTGGTTTTGTAGCCTACCACGGCACTCAGCATAACCCGGGCGCTCCGCGTAACGAAAAAGGAATACCGACACGCGGTGCGGGGACTCTGGCCCTTATCGGCGACTTAAAACAAATGGATTCGCGCTGGTTACGCGGTACCAGTATGCTTGGCTACGGCTCCACCCTTAGTATCGGGGTCGGTATCCCCATCCCCATCCTTTCGGAGGAAATCCTTGAGCATGTCGCAATAACCGATGCCGATATTGTTGCGCCGATTATCGATTATTCTTCGGATTACCCGAATATGATTGCAAACGTTATTAAAGAAACCACCTATGCCGAGTTAAAAAGCGGAAAGGTTGAAGTGAGCGGGAAGCAAGTTCCCACCGCTTCTCTTTCAAGTTATTCACAGGCATTGGTGATTGCCAATACGTTAAAAGATTGGATTAAAGACGGACGTTTCCTTTTAACGAACCCGGTCGAACCGATTCCGGGGCCTCTTTCCGGTTTAAATACCAAACCCTTAAAAGAACGCCCGATTCCGGAATAG
- a CDS encoding slipin family protein: MIDLYGYIAVAVAVLFLLSLAIRVVAEYERGVIFRLGRLIGAKGPGLFFIIPFVDRMTKVDLRVVTMDVPSQEVITKDNVTVRVNAVVYFRVVDPEASVVKVLDHIKATSQISQTTLRNVLGQSELDELLAKREKLNQTLQSIIDEHTDPWGIKVSVVEIKEVELPETMRRSMAAQAQAERERRAKIIHAEGEFQASEKLAEAATVIAKEPVTLQLRYLQTLTEIASEKNSTLVFPIPIDMLSMFMKKEDK, translated from the coding sequence TTGATAGATCTTTACGGTTATATTGCTGTTGCGGTTGCTGTTCTTTTTTTGCTGTCCCTGGCGATTAGGGTTGTTGCGGAATACGAAAGAGGTGTCATTTTTAGGCTCGGAAGACTTATCGGCGCTAAAGGGCCGGGTCTTTTCTTTATTATCCCCTTTGTTGACCGAATGACCAAGGTTGATTTACGTGTTGTGACAATGGATGTTCCTTCTCAGGAAGTTATTACCAAGGATAACGTTACGGTAAGGGTTAATGCCGTTGTTTATTTCAGGGTAGTTGACCCCGAGGCCTCGGTTGTTAAAGTCCTTGACCATATCAAAGCGACTTCTCAAATATCGCAAACAACTTTAAGAAACGTACTCGGGCAATCCGAACTTGATGAGCTGCTCGCCAAGAGGGAAAAGTTAAATCAAACACTGCAATCGATAATTGATGAACACACCGATCCGTGGGGCATAAAAGTCAGCGTTGTTGAAATTAAAGAAGTTGAACTCCCCGAAACAATGCGAAGATCAATGGCAGCACAGGCCCAAGCTGAAAGAGAGCGCCGTGCCAAGATTATCCATGCCGAAGGTGAATTCCAGGCATCTGAAAAACTGGCAGAGGCGGCAACGGTAATCGCCAAAGAGCCGGTAACGTTACAACTGAGATACTTGCAAACGTTAACTGAAATTGCATCGGAAAAAAACAGTACGCTGGTATTCCCGATTCCGATTGATATGTTATCAATGTTTATGAAAAAAGAAGATAAGTAA
- the hisB gene encoding imidazoleglycerol-phosphate dehydratase HisB, whose protein sequence is MRTAVIKRDTKETNINLEINLDGCGDYEICTGNRIFDHLLSQLSKHSLVDITISATGDDVHHLVEDIGIALGTALADALGEKRGITRMADVTVPMDEALSFVALDLSGRGYSVIDMQFNDNDMFGFPTDLVRHFLEAFAIEARMNLHARVIYGTNDHHKAESIFKALGKALGYAVRIDPRMADELPSTKGKL, encoded by the coding sequence ATGAGAACTGCCGTTATTAAAAGAGATACCAAAGAAACCAATATCAATCTTGAGATTAACTTGGATGGGTGCGGTGATTACGAAATCTGCACGGGTAACCGCATTTTTGATCACTTATTATCCCAGCTTTCAAAGCACAGCCTAGTTGACATAACTATCTCGGCAACCGGTGATGATGTCCATCACTTGGTTGAAGATATAGGCATTGCTTTAGGGACCGCCTTAGCGGACGCTTTGGGAGAAAAGCGCGGGATTACCCGCATGGCCGATGTCACTGTTCCAATGGATGAAGCGCTCTCGTTTGTTGCCCTTGATTTGAGCGGCAGGGGATATTCAGTAATTGATATGCAGTTTAACGACAACGATATGTTTGGATTCCCAACGGATTTAGTGCGTCATTTCTTGGAGGCTTTCGCAATTGAAGCCAGAATGAATTTGCATGCGCGCGTTATTTACGGCACCAATGACCACCATAAGGCGGAGTCAATCTTTAAGGCACTCGGCAAGGCCCTTGGGTACGCTGTTAGAATCGACCCTCGGATGGCAGATGAGTTACCGAGTACTAAAGGTAAGCTCTAG
- a CDS encoding 4Fe-4S binding protein: MVVSKKIVLQFPARLVDRAIVYHLIKDYDLELNIMKASIIPDEQGLMVIELRGERANYDKGVKYLTGTGVSIQPLSENVVRNDEKCTHCGACVTVCPTKAFKLDFDTRLISFDASKCIACGLCLKTCPLRAMESHF, translated from the coding sequence ATGGTTGTTTCAAAGAAAATAGTGTTACAGTTTCCTGCCCGTTTGGTGGACAGGGCTATCGTATATCACCTAATTAAAGATTACGACCTTGAATTAAACATTATGAAGGCCTCAATTATCCCCGATGAGCAAGGCTTAATGGTTATCGAACTGCGCGGCGAGCGTGCCAATTACGATAAAGGGGTCAAATACCTGACCGGAACCGGCGTCAGTATTCAACCTCTTTCGGAAAACGTTGTTCGCAACGATGAAAAATGTACCCACTGCGGTGCCTGTGTTACCGTTTGCCCCACCAAGGCTTTTAAACTCGATTTTGATACACGTTTGATATCGTTTGATGCTTCAAAATGTATCGCTTGCGGGTTATGTTTGAAAACTTGTCCGCTAAG
- the hisG gene encoding ATP phosphoribosyltransferase, with translation MSLNIALPKGRLLNNTAAMLENAGWKLDGYNDKLRYYRLKSEKFPDIKIKVLQEKDIPIQIAVGNYDLGICGLDWTEELLVKYPNSSVIKIADLGYGDGALFAAALPGDLIDIEKLASRETITRIAGEYPNLAETLAGKLHLKRFSIYPLWGGAEVYPPEDAELVLLPRKSEKEILDAGLMPILKVVDFKAYLIANSNSLKNKDMAEVLSSITALIQSGGEAPKTFSIIKTTEKPVTKSFTKVDDDMVRLALPDGHQQVHVCKILDKMGIKIDDYPSQTGNRRPTSNLDGYFIKVIRPQDMPLQIANGNIDLAITGRDWLIDHKYQFPNSPIHELVDLKYGWVKIVAVIDGNLPFEDIESWWQYCKEQQITCRVATEYINIADRYVREKRIDKYRIIPTWGATEGFIPEDADILIENTETGGTIARHNLKIIDKLFESTACLIGSTREVENPQKKARMEYLISALKNAMEMP, from the coding sequence ATGTCGCTTAATATTGCATTGCCCAAAGGGCGTTTATTAAATAACACCGCGGCAATGTTGGAAAATGCCGGTTGGAAGTTGGACGGATACAATGATAAATTAAGGTATTATCGTTTAAAATCCGAAAAATTCCCGGATATTAAAATTAAGGTTTTACAGGAAAAAGACATTCCCATCCAGATTGCGGTCGGTAATTACGACCTCGGTATTTGCGGATTGGATTGGACCGAAGAACTGCTTGTTAAATATCCCAACAGCTCGGTGATTAAAATTGCCGATTTAGGATACGGAGACGGGGCTTTGTTTGCCGCGGCTCTCCCCGGTGATTTAATCGATATTGAAAAGCTGGCATCCAGAGAAACAATCACTCGCATTGCCGGTGAGTACCCCAACCTTGCCGAAACATTGGCGGGGAAATTGCACCTTAAACGGTTTAGTATTTATCCGCTGTGGGGCGGGGCGGAGGTCTATCCGCCTGAAGATGCCGAGCTGGTATTACTGCCGCGTAAATCCGAAAAAGAAATATTGGATGCCGGCCTTATGCCAATACTCAAAGTTGTTGATTTTAAGGCCTATCTTATTGCCAACAGCAACAGTTTGAAGAACAAGGATATGGCTGAGGTTCTCTCCTCGATAACCGCTTTAATTCAATCCGGTGGAGAGGCTCCCAAAACATTCAGTATTATTAAAACAACGGAAAAACCCGTCACTAAGTCTTTTACAAAAGTAGATGATGATATGGTCAGGCTTGCCTTACCGGACGGACATCAACAAGTTCACGTTTGCAAGATATTGGATAAAATGGGGATTAAAATCGATGATTACCCCTCGCAAACGGGGAATCGCCGTCCGACAAGTAACCTTGACGGCTATTTTATAAAAGTCATCAGACCTCAGGATATGCCCTTGCAAATTGCCAACGGCAATATCGACTTGGCGATTACCGGCAGGGATTGGTTGATTGACCATAAATATCAATTCCCCAACAGCCCGATTCACGAACTGGTGGACTTGAAGTACGGCTGGGTCAAGATTGTAGCCGTTATAGACGGAAACTTGCCTTTTGAAGATATCGAATCGTGGTGGCAATACTGTAAAGAACAGCAAATCACATGCCGTGTTGCCACGGAATATATTAATATTGCCGATCGTTACGTTCGTGAAAAGCGAATCGATAAATATCGAATTATACCGACATGGGGAGCAACCGAAGGTTTTATTCCCGAAGATGCCGATATCCTGATTGAAAATACCGAAACCGGCGGAACAATTGCGCGTCATAACCTTAAAATTATTGACAAACTGTTTGAATCCACCGCTTGTTTAATCGGCTCTACGCGAGAGGTTGAAAACCCCCAAAAGAAAGCAAGGATGGAGTATTTAATTAGCGCGTTAAAGAACGCGATGGAGATGCCTTAA
- a CDS encoding biotin--[acetyl-CoA-carboxylase] ligase, protein MPAEEDILSAYSISNKLETNFIGKRVTVYPKLASTMEIAKIAASKKVPEGTLIIAEEQSAGKGRLDREWVSPQGCISLSLILYPDIKRLPSLIMVASVALMRTINKLTGLNAVIKWPNDILIKRKKVAGILIEGAIQHVNVSYVVIGVGLNANLNPKDYPEIEAIATSLSEEKGRYIERVGLIREFLTEFEKLYSLAAQSDLVYKEWRDNMDTIGKKVSAKSGNTSYKGKVKGVTEDGRLVIETSDGETINFTAGDVILIE, encoded by the coding sequence ATGCCTGCCGAAGAAGATATTTTATCCGCTTACAGTATTTCCAATAAACTTGAAACGAATTTTATCGGTAAAAGAGTTACGGTTTATCCGAAATTGGCTTCAACTATGGAAATCGCTAAAATTGCCGCTTCCAAAAAAGTTCCTGAGGGGACGCTGATTATTGCCGAGGAACAATCTGCCGGTAAAGGCCGTCTTGACAGGGAGTGGGTTTCTCCGCAGGGTTGTATATCACTGTCGTTAATACTTTACCCGGATATTAAGCGCCTGCCGTCTTTAATAATGGTGGCCTCGGTTGCTTTAATGCGCACCATTAATAAATTAACCGGATTAAATGCGGTTATTAAATGGCCGAACGATATTTTAATAAAAAGAAAAAAGGTTGCCGGGATACTAATTGAGGGTGCAATACAGCATGTTAACGTTAGTTACGTGGTAATCGGAGTGGGGCTTAATGCCAACCTTAACCCCAAAGATTATCCCGAAATTGAAGCAATTGCAACATCCTTATCCGAAGAAAAGGGCCGATACATTGAGCGTGTCGGGCTTATTCGTGAGTTTCTTACCGAGTTTGAAAAATTGTATAGTTTAGCCGCACAAAGCGATTTGGTTTACAAAGAATGGCGCGATAATATGGATACTATCGGCAAAAAAGTATCGGCAAAATCGGGGAATACTTCTTACAAAGGCAAAGTTAAGGGCGTTACCGAAGACGGGCGGCTGGTTATTGAAACATCGGACGGGGAAACAATTAATTTTACCGCAGGGGATGTTATCTTAATCGAATAG